Proteins co-encoded in one Deltaproteobacteria bacterium genomic window:
- a CDS encoding selenium metabolism-associated LysR family transcriptional regulator → MAKTSRDLDLRKLEVFYWVAELRSFSLAAEHFSLRQPTVTAHVQSLEQQLGCKLFRRSGGRFDLTSTGWMLYEQAGAVLKLKNQALAALDRIQGKVEGELRLGGSNVPGEYILPGVLGSFVARFPDVRPVLRIGDSAAIVAAILDGTLELGFTGFRTRDERLRYRKTWQDEMIVAVPANHRWAGLKQVALQDLGKEPFISREGGSGTLRSFLQLVVRRGEEPERFLKVGMELGSTAAVKEALMEGFGFSVLSRAAIRREVQQGLIKEVRVKGLDLVRPFYQVTHRERPLAPVPRAFVQFLNRAPRTRLWEPVAHS, encoded by the coding sequence ATGGCCAAGACTTCCAGAGACCTGGACCTGCGCAAGCTCGAGGTCTTCTACTGGGTGGCGGAGCTGCGCAGCTTTTCACTCGCGGCGGAGCATTTTTCCCTCAGGCAGCCCACGGTGACCGCGCACGTCCAGTCCCTCGAGCAGCAACTGGGCTGCAAGCTCTTCAGGCGCTCCGGCGGCAGGTTCGACCTGACTTCCACGGGATGGATGCTGTACGAGCAGGCCGGCGCCGTGCTGAAGCTCAAGAACCAGGCGCTGGCGGCGCTGGACCGCATCCAGGGGAAGGTGGAAGGGGAGTTGCGGCTGGGCGGCAGCAACGTCCCGGGGGAATACATCCTGCCGGGCGTGCTGGGAAGCTTCGTGGCGCGCTTTCCGGACGTGCGTCCGGTGCTCCGCATCGGCGATTCGGCGGCCATCGTGGCGGCGATCCTCGACGGCACGCTGGAGCTGGGCTTCACGGGCTTCCGTACGCGCGACGAGCGGCTCAGGTATCGCAAGACGTGGCAGGACGAGATGATCGTGGCGGTGCCCGCGAACCACCGCTGGGCGGGCCTGAAACAGGTGGCGCTCCAGGACCTCGGCAAGGAGCCGTTCATTTCCCGGGAGGGCGGGTCCGGGACCCTGCGCTCGTTCCTGCAGCTCGTGGTCAGGCGCGGCGAGGAGCCAGAGCGGTTCCTCAAGGTGGGAATGGAGCTCGGCAGCACCGCCGCGGTCAAGGAGGCGCTCATGGAGGGGTTCGGGTTCTCCGTCCTTTCCCGCGCCGCCATCAGGCGCGAAGTCCAGCAGGGCCTGATCAAGGAGGTGCGCGTCAAGGGCCTGGACCTGGTGCGCCCCTTCTACCAGGTGACCCACCGCGAACGCCCGCTGGCGCCGGTGCCGCGGGCGTTCGTGCAGTTCCTGAACCGTGCGCCACGGACCCGTCTATGGGAACCCGTGGCTCATAGCTAA
- a CDS encoding aminomethyltransferase family protein, which yields MKISPLADFHKENRARFVEREGWTLPDHFGDPAAEYDAVRTHAGWLDLADRAVLEVTGPDSVEWLQGMLSNDVQDLKPGTGVPAAVLNIQGKILADVSVLRTENGFLVMLDEPLASGVVEHLNRYLIADEVEIVDLSASASVVSLQGPEAATGLAGVLGLDAAPAEKLSHAEVAHAGGRLRVIQASHTGEPGFDLMVPKDHLQGLAELPAARAIPWIGIRARETLRIEAGIPRYGIDMDADTLLLETCLDDAVSFTKGCYLGQETVERIHSRGHVNRKLTGLKVEGAEAPAASDSVVDGDRTLGRVTSAVASPRFGCVIALGYLHRDYLEPGTSVAIEHGGQAVPATVQALPF from the coding sequence ATGAAGATATCGCCCCTCGCCGACTTCCACAAAGAGAACCGCGCACGCTTCGTCGAAAGAGAAGGCTGGACCCTGCCGGACCACTTCGGCGACCCCGCCGCGGAGTACGACGCCGTGCGCACGCACGCGGGCTGGCTGGACCTGGCGGACCGCGCGGTCCTCGAAGTGACCGGACCCGACAGCGTGGAGTGGCTCCAGGGGATGCTCTCCAATGACGTCCAGGACCTGAAACCCGGCACCGGCGTGCCCGCGGCCGTGCTGAACATCCAGGGGAAGATCCTGGCGGACGTGAGCGTGCTGCGCACGGAGAACGGGTTCCTGGTGATGCTGGACGAACCCTTGGCGTCGGGCGTGGTGGAGCACTTGAACCGCTACCTGATCGCGGACGAGGTGGAGATCGTCGATCTCTCCGCCTCGGCTTCGGTGGTATCCCTCCAGGGTCCGGAGGCCGCCACAGGCTTGGCGGGCGTTCTGGGCCTCGACGCGGCGCCGGCGGAAAAGCTGTCCCACGCGGAAGTGGCGCACGCAGGCGGACGCCTCCGCGTCATCCAGGCATCGCACACGGGCGAGCCCGGGTTCGACCTCATGGTGCCGAAGGACCATCTCCAGGGTTTGGCCGAGCTGCCCGCGGCCCGCGCCATTCCATGGATCGGCATTCGCGCCCGGGAGACGCTGCGCATCGAGGCCGGCATTCCCCGCTACGGCATCGACATGGACGCGGACACCCTCCTGCTCGAAACCTGCCTGGACGACGCCGTCAGCTTCACCAAGGGCTGCTACCTCGGGCAGGAAACCGTGGAGCGCATCCACTCCCGCGGCCACGTGAACCGCAAGCTCACGGGCCTCAAGGTAGAGGGCGCCGAAGCGCCGGCCGCCAGCGACTCCGTCGTCGACGGCGACCGCACCCTGGGCCGCGTCACCAGCGCCGTCGCCTCCCCCCGGTTCGGCTGCGTCATCGCCCTCGGCTACCTGCACCGCGACTACCTGGAACCGGGCACCTCCGTGGCCATCGAGCACGGCGGACAAGCCGTCCCCGCGACGGTGCAAGCCCTCCCCTTCTGA